Genomic window (Aethina tumida isolate Nest 87 chromosome 4, icAetTumi1.1, whole genome shotgun sequence):
TCTCCTTATGGGATCAAgatcaaaattggtggctttACCGTCATTTGTGTTAGACCGccaatgataaataaattagcaaaatagattaagttaatttttaattgctagaaaaatttcaaatcagtacttttttctaaaattttaatgagtaaattAGGTGACACTGTGTAAGAAAATTCTATCACTATCTGtctactaataattattaaattacttaataacttcgtttatattttctactactttagaaaaatatttgtatttcttcaccaatatgataaaaatataataacacatttataatttatatatttacttgatttaaaattgtggACACGAAATAGCTTTGTAATATACACTTAACGTACGTTAAGTACAATAGGCAACGCTGTTGCTGTAATAAGGTCGCGAGCGTGCACCGGTCTTCTGACGTCACCATTGCCCATGCGCTTATTGGAAAGTGTAGTGTTACCAGAGACGATTTGTCTTACGCTTGCAGCGTACGTATTTATATGTTTGCGTTTTGATTATGGCTGAATCTCGAAGAGCacgatataaatattgtatagtcCCTGGATGTAGAAATACTACGGTTACGGcgccaacaaaaatatttatatgtgttCCAAAGAACGCTAGTATACGTAAAAAGTGGTGCAAAGCGATGAAAAGGGATTATAAAAAGGCCGAGCTTTCAGCAACAAGTGTTAGACATTGCTGTGAAGATCATTTTGAGGTAAATTAATATCTGTATTAgacattttttgatattatcattgacatatctcaaaaacaagtattgtattcataaaaaatatgacctGAAAAAGTAgagaatatatttaagtttctaCGAGGAAAACTAAGGAGTCTAACTAACCCTTACTAATCtttagtacaaaaaatatagacaaaaaattatttcttttgataTTAAGTTTGAAAGCTCTTTTCTTtcattactttatttcctaaagttttttaaaaatgtaatatcttTTTCTTATACCTTTTCGGTAAATAGTTTCTGAGTTATGGCCAAAGACCTAATGATTACTACTTATATCATTAGTACCTTTCAAAATGTCACACAATTTATACGAACTATTTTTGGCGTATAATGTTATATATGACTTTCAGCTGGAGAAGGACGTAGAAAATTTCATGAGATGGAAAATGATGGGTGGTccaataatgttaaaaaaggaGGCAGTACCGCATATTTTTGACTGCCAACACACgagtaatattaaatcaaagagACCTCGTGCTGGAAAAAGAATTTGCAATGATGTTGAGCAAAATAACTTTCAGCCTGAGGAGCCACAACTTACAACTTCAACACCTGAAGAGTTGTGTAGTGatcttaagattaaaattgagCCGCTGTCTCCATCGCAAGACACGGATGATAAATTGAACTCCtttgatgaaaatattgaagtgGATGAACAAACCAGCAAATTGGAAATTGTAAAAACTGAATGCTCCCCCATTGAAACCACAGATGtcgataataatataaagtatctcCTATCATCCGAATTCTATTCTGGTATACTCCCAAGTGATGAAACTACAGAGTGGAAACCAGTAAATGAGGACAGTGAATATTTTGATGACGACTCAAAATCAATAATAGTGAAAGCAACCATGTTGTTCATTGAAAAAGAACCAAAACTGTATTTAGGCATACCCAAAGAGGCTTATTTTTGCTTGGAAATTTTATCGAAGAAGATTTCAGCACCGCTTACAGATGTTCTTATTACACTAAAAAAAATTCGATTTAATGAACCATGCTCTATGTTATCTATACAGTTTGGTAGAACTGCTGCAAATATAGGACAAACCTTCAGACAAACTGTACCACTGAtgtcaaaacatttaaaagaattaatacACTGCCCAGCTCCAATAAAGGTAGTTGAATGTTTACCAATAACCTTTAAAAGTAGATATTCTAAGGTTCAGTTTATTATAGattgttttgaaattgaaatacaaaaacCTAGCAACCCACGACATGAGTCTTCGACCTGGTCCGAATGCATGGGTTgcaatactttaaaatatatgatatcaTGTACTCCTGatggattaataaattttgtttctacTGGATTTGGAGGCGGTGCCTCTGatacaacaatttttgaaaactgtGGTTTTGTTGATAATCTACGTCATAAAAGTGATATAGTGGCCTACAgaggttttaaaaatattgacaatatCTTAGCACAGTGCAACTGCAAACTTATAAGAACTCCTAGTGATACCCCTAGCAGCAAAAAAGAACTGttagaattgaaaaaagtcATTCCGTTTCGAATACACATTGAAAGAGTGATAGGAAGGCTTCGGAGTTTTAATATGCTCGTACCCAATGCATGCATAGATCTTAATTATTTGTCAATATTTGACGATATTGTAACAATAGCTTGTAGTTTAATAAACctagataataatataattgaatttaatgtaacgtaaacttgaaataaaatataaatcatctttccttttttattttccaatctTCCAACAATTTTGCTCTAAAAGTTTGGACATTCATCTGTTCAACTTTACTACCTGCATAGTTGTGCagtaattttaagattaaaattgagCCATTTTCTTCATTGGAAGACACAGATGATAagttatgataaaaaaaattaactggaTGAACTATCTAGTAAATTGgaagttgtaaaaataaaatgctccCCCATTGCATTTACAGGTGCcgacaataataaaagtaacttCGATCATCCGAATTCTGATAAGTCTCAAGTGATGTCATATgtcttaaaatcaataatagaGAAAACAACCACGTTGTTCATTGAGAATGAATCAAAAGTGTATTTAGACCTTCCCTATAAGGCTTATTTTTGCTTAGAAATTTTATCCAGAAAGATTCCAGCACCACTTATACATGTTCTTATAACACTAAAAAAATGAACTATGCATAATAGTACCTATGCAACTTGAGAGAACTGCTGCTAATATAGAAGAAACTGTCAGGCAAACTTACCAAAATTAAACTGTCCTGCTccaataaatctttaaaagtaGATATTCTAAGGATCAGTTTATTATAGattgttttgaaattgaaatacaaaagtCTAGTACCCACGGCATCAATCTTCGACTTGGCCTGAAAACAACTAAATCTAGATAAGAgtataatagaatttaatgtaacgtaaatttgaaacaaaataaaaattatcttttctttttagattttttaacctCTCAATAAAtctgataaaaaatttgaacattCATCTCTTCAATGTTACCACCTAAAGAGTTGTGTGGTcatgttaagattaaaatttagtgactTTCTCCATCAGAAGATACGATATGTTGAACTTTTcgtatcataaaaaaatgtatgtgaaCGAATTATTTAGCAAATTGGAAGTTGTAAAAACAGAATGGTCCCCCATTGCATTCACAGGTGTCGGCAATAATATATCTGATCTTCCGGATTCTCAGCTGATAAGATCCCAAGTGATGAAATTATAAAGTGAAAACCAGTAAATGACGatagtgaatattttaatgatgacAACATCAATAAGAGTTGTTGgtcattgaaaattttatcaagGAAGTTTCCACCACATACACttgttcttattaaatttaaaaaatcggtTAAATGAagcaattacaattttatctatGCCATTTGACACAACTGCTGAAAATATAGGACAAGTCTTAGACAAACAGTACCATTgatgacaaaatatttataaaattgaaaacactGCCCAGCTCCaagaaatttaactgtttGCAAATAGTCTTTAGAACAAGATATTCTAAGTTTcagttcttttaaaaattgatgatgaTTTGGTGATATGGTgaatttaagattaaaattgatCTGCTTTCTCCACTGGCAGACACAGATGATATGTTGAAAGTGAACGAAcattccaataaattaaaagttgtgaaaattataaaacacttCCCAACAAGAATATAAGGTATCTTAATTGATCTTCGGAATACAAAACTGATCAGATCT
Coding sequences:
- the LOC126265403 gene encoding uncharacterized protein LOC126265403, coding for MAESRRARYKYCIVPGCRNTTVTAPTKIFICVPKNASIRKKWCKAMKRDYKKAELSATSVRHCCEDHFELEKDVENFMRWKMMGGPIMLKKEAVPHIFDCQHTSNIKSKRPRAGKRICNDVEQNNFQPEEPQLTTSTPEELCSDLKIKIEPLSPSQDTDDKLNSFDENIEVDEQTSKLEIVKTECSPIETTDVDNNIKYLLSSEFYSGILPSDETTEWKPVNEDSEYFDDDSKSIIVKATMLFIEKEPKLYLGIPKEAYFCLEILSKKISAPLTDVLITLKKIRFNEPCSMLSIQFGRTAANIGQTFRQTVPLMSKHLKELIHCPAPIKVVECLPITFKSRYSKVQFIIDCFEIEIQKPSNPRHESSTWSECMGCNTLKYMISCTPDGLINFVSTGFGGGASDTTIFENCGFVDNLRHKSDIVAYRGFKNIDNILAQCNCKLIRTPSDTPSSKKELLELKKVIPFRIHIERVIGRLRSFNMLVPNACIDLNYLSIFDDIVTIACSLINLDNNIIEFNVT